The Clostridium aceticum genomic interval AAGATTTCTCTACTTATGCAGCTTGAGCAAAGCTAAGTCTCACTCCTTCATTAAATTAGATAGCTAATTTTCATAAATGAAAATGGAGAGTAGCTATCTAACTTTTTTTATTTATATCTATTGATTTTATTCTATATATTTTTTTATGATCTCCTGCAACTGTTGTTTTCTTATAGGCTTTGCCATATAATCATCCATACCTGATTTTATACACTTTTCTCCTTCCCCCTCCATTGCATTGGCAGTAAGGGCTATTATATAGATGTGTTCCCCTGTAGTTTTTTCTGTATTTCTAATATGCGCTGTCGTCTCATATCCATTCATCTCTGGCATTTGTACATCCATTAGAATTAAATGTATCCTTTGTTTTTTCTTTTTTAATATTTCTAGTGCTTCTTTGCCATTATGAGCATTGATTACCTCATATCCTAAATTTTTTAAAATCAAATTTACTAACTTCTTATTAATTTCATTATCTTCTACCAATAGTATTGTAGCTTTTTTATAATGGTGATTTTTTACTATGTGAGGTATATTTTCACCTTTCTCTAAAAAAACTTTAGGTAAACCACCATAATTTTCTAAAGTATTATCATTACTTCTACAAAGACCAATAATTTTATTTAGTAACTGCGAGGGCTTAATGGGTTTTGTTATGTAGTCAGCCCTCCTACTTTCTAAAATTCTTACTATTTTTTTCTCTTCTGCTAGAGAATTAGTAATAATAACAACAGAAGTATCAAAGAAACGTCCCCCATAGAATAATTTTTCATAGAGATATAAAGCGTCTATCGTTACAAGCACCACATCAAAGTTACGCTTTAATAAAGGACTTATCCCTTCACTTGTGGGATTTATTCTATATATTAATTTTGACTTCGGCTGCCAATTGCCTAGTAAATTATCTAGGACTTTGCAAACATCATGATTTTCAGAAATTACTAAAATATCCATCTTATGAATGTATGAAAATTTATAATCTCTTAGTTCTAGTGCATTTTCCTGAAGTTGTAGTTTTATAGTAAAGGAAAATTCACTGCCTTTTCCTATAGAACTTTTGACATCTATTGTCCCCTCCATAAGTTCTACAAGCTGTTTTGATATGGCTAGCCCTAGACCTGTTCCTTCAAACCTTCTAGCTGCTGATCCATCAATTTGGCTAAAACTTTCAAAAATCTGGCTGGTTTTTTCCTTAGGAATGCCTATACCAGTATCCATAATAGAAAACTTTATAGAAGCTGTATGATCCTTTAGCATTTCTAATTTTGTATTCACCTGAACTTTGCCCTTTTCTGTAAACTTAATGGCATTTGATATCAGATTAATAAGTACTTGTCTTAATCTTACGGGATCTCCTATAACGGCATAGGGTACCTCTCTTGCAATACTTAAGTTAATCTCCAAACCTTTTTTGTAAGCCTTAATAGATAAAAAATCCACCACTTTTTCCACAGTGTCAATAA includes:
- a CDS encoding response regulator, which codes for MNNFCDIIKEVALLYELSLGIGKSLDMEEECQSFLQILLSRKNLDFASIWLKDEEEPEYRLVYGKPKFRINIERIGVDNILFKLLEAKDYYSVASGSKVFQQLILEKDVTEGVYIIYKLDDIGILKLYGSERKEPFSERELKQLRDVVKKFATSLKACIVHKKLIKEIDARKNTEKDLKNAKEAAETANKTKSQFLANMSHEIRTPMNGIIGMTEMLLTSSLDKEQKNYVEIIKTSSEALLTIINDVLDFSKVEAGKLELIKTRFDLIDTVEKVVDFLSIKAYKKGLEINLSIAREVPYAVIGDPVRLRQVLINLISNAIKFTEKGKVQVNTKLEMLKDHTASIKFSIMDTGIGIPKEKTSQIFESFSQIDGSAARRFEGTGLGLAISKQLVELMEGTIDVKSSIGKGSEFSFTIKLQLQENALELRDYKFSYIHKMDILVISENHDVCKVLDNLLGNWQPKSKLIYRINPTSEGISPLLKRNFDVVLVTIDALYLYEKLFYGGRFFDTSVVIITNSLAEEKKIVRILESRRADYITKPIKPSQLLNKIIGLCRSNDNTLENYGGLPKVFLEKGENIPHIVKNHHYKKATILLVEDNEINKKLVNLILKNLGYEVINAHNGKEALEILKKKKQRIHLILMDVQMPEMNGYETTAHIRNTEKTTGEHIYIIALTANAMEGEGEKCIKSGMDDYMAKPIRKQQLQEIIKKYIE